One window of Scheffersomyces stipitis CBS 6054 chromosome 1, whole genome shotgun sequence genomic DNA carries:
- a CDS encoding predicted protein, protein MNNDIYNNIDSIDRDTINDNSNSNNSSSSSEGQTDLESQAPLGRLTTRTRILNVIHHLVPIKQTYDRINNGLTTGRMQPNTPGRFIGSGTDGVFRNLMAKPDTEATRQEQETNPPSYEEAAADATPEYWESTVISPLYEDEVFVEGLPVGNIANFVWNGLVTVAFQFIGFVLCYLLHTSHAAKHGSRAGLGITFIFYGWGMVPSNFGHADKVPSKYEPSDPNVFDVDKSSTVPVDHLDTYNSGIFQQHADDPSAGSVANSTPYISYGIIAFGLFIIIKSVVDYYRVKQMEKVILSPPNRAPPVVTSTTENVNNIDEAEETRDIE, encoded by the coding sequence ATGAATAATGACATCTACAATAACATCGACAGTATCGACAGAGACACCATTAACGACAATAGTAATAGTAATaatagcagcagcagcagtgAAGGTCAGACTGACTTGGAGCTGCAGGCTCCTCTAGGAAGATTAACTACGCGGACTCGAATTCTTAATGTGATTCATCACTTGGTTCCAATCAAGCAAACTTACGATCGGATTAATAATGGACTAACTACGGGCCGGATGCAGCCGAACACGCCTGGTCGCTTTATAGGCCTGGGAACCGATGGCGTGTTTCGTAATCTAATGGCTAAACCAGATACCGAAGCTACGAGACAAGAGCAGGAAACAAATCCTCCTTCATATGAAGAGGCGGCTGCTGATGCGACACCGGAGTACTGGGAGCTGACGGTCATTCTGCCGTTGTACGAGGACGAAGTATTTGTAGAAGGCTTACCTGTAGGAAACATTGCTAACTTTGTCTGGAACGGGTTGGTGACTGTAGCGTTCCAGTTCATCGGCTTTGTATTGTGCTACTTGTTGCACACATCACATGCTGCAAAACACGGCTCGAGAGCTGGTTTGGGTATTACATTCATCTTCTATGGCTGGGGAATGGTTCCTTCCAACTTTGGTCATGCTGACAAGGTTCCGCTGAAGTATGAGCCTCTGGACCCCAATGTGTTCGACGTAGACAAGTCACTGACAGTACCTGTGGATCATTTGGATACGTACAACTCTGGCATCTTTCAGCAGCACGCAGACGATCCTAGCGCTGGATCTGTGGCTAATAGTACCCCGTATATTTCGTACGGAATCATTGCATTTGGCTTGTTCATTATCATTAAGTCGGTTGTGGACTATTATAGGGTGAAACAGATGGAGAAGGTGATCTTGTCACCGCCTAACCGTGCTCCGCCAGTGGTCACATCCACCACGGAGAATGTAAATAACATAGACGAAGCCGAAGAGACAAGGGACATAGAGTAG
- the CTP1 gene encoding citrate transport protein — MSAQKKKVDPLKSFIAGGTAGAIEGVITYPFEFAKTRLQLIDKSANISRNPLVLIFNVAKTQGVGSLYVGCPAFVVGNTVKASVRFLGFDSIKALLADKNGKLSGPRGVIAGLGAGLLESVVAVTPFEAIKTALIDDKQSAKPKYQNGLVSGTLKLCRDLGFKGIYAGVVPVSLRQAANQAVRLGSYNAIKTMIQQASGSRPDQPLSSVATFAVGSFAGIITVYTTMPIDTVKTRMQALGADKLYTSTVNCFAKIFKEEGLLTFWKGATPRLGRLVLSGGIVFTIYEKMLVIMG, encoded by the exons ATGAGTGCTCAAAAG aaaaagGTTGATCCTCTTAAGTCATTCATAGCTGGAGGTACAGCTGGTGCTATCGAGGGTGTCATCACCTACCCCTTCGAGTTTGCCAAAACAAGACTACAGTTGATCGACAAATCAGCCAACATATCTAGAAACCCATTGgtgttgatcttcaatGTGGCCAAGACTCAAGGCGTGGGCTCCCTTTACGTAGGATGTCCAGCCTTTGTAGTAGGAAACACCGTCAAGGCTTCTGTTCGTTTTCTTGGGTTCGATTCCATCAAGGCGCTTTTGGCTGACAAGAACGGAAAGTTGTCTGGTCCTAGAGGTGTGATAGCCGGACTCGGTGCTGGTTTGCTTGAGTCTGTGGTGGCGGTGACTCCTTTTGAAGCAATCAAAACAGCTTTGATTGATGACAAACAACTGGCTAAACCAAAATACCAAAACGGACTTGTTTCAGGCACATTAAAGCTTTGTAGAGATCTTGGATTCAAGGGCATTTATGCTGGTGTGGTACCAGTTTCGTTGAGGCAGGCTGCTAACCAGGCTGTCAGATTGGGATCTTACAATGCCATCAAGACTATGATTCAACAAGCCAGTGGCTCTCGTCCGGACCAGCCTTTAAGTTCAGTAGCTACCTTTGCTGTAGGTTCTTTTGCTGGAATTATCACTGTCTATACTACCATGCCTATCGATACCGTCAAGACCAGAATGCAAGCCTTAGGTGCAGATAAGCTCTACACATCTACCGTCAACTGTTTCGCTAAGATCTTTAAGGAAGAAGGTCTCTTGACGTTCTGGAAGGGAGCCACTCCACGTTTGGGCAGATTGGTGTTGAGTGGTGGTATTGTTTTTACCATCTACGAAAAGATGTTGGTGATCATGGGCTGA
- a CDS encoding large subunit of transcription factor tfIIE, translating into MDDVVKSLLRFVTRGFYSVPYVLIMDAVIKHSVLSEDDLIHLLSIKRKELRSLCNKLVDDRLLVNHIQKEESGQPNGQPNGQPKFVTRTYFFIHVTEAIDSIKWKVHYIVNQLKQEMSHFGNPQGYACPRCGKKVSQLDAISLLSEDKTEFLCDVCGGTLVEDDSSQQATLRQEKLEKLMFQVDPIINYLKKIDESNIQDNDFETALIQAIPAQSTSTASYTISNRISSRSRSNMSSSLQNAASKSQATLHVSITANDENYEREQMEKERRRQKLEQNALPSWHSNSTVGKSSLGRLVDEDDYSREGTPSGIKQENEDNMDIDTTNNSIEPSTGQSSVAPTPEPKAALSEIKDKEQQDALAAYYSQLAEREAEEDEDDDDDDDEDDFDDLI; encoded by the exons ATGGACGACGTGGTCAAGTCGCTTCTCCGGTTCGTCACCCGCGGATTCTACAGCGTCCCGTATGTGCTCATCATGGATGCTGTGATCAAGCATTCTGTTCTCTCTGAAGATGACTTGATCCATCTTCTCAGCATCAAGAGAAAGGAGCTTCGATCGCTCTGCAACAAGTTGGTAGACGATCGTCTTCTCGTAAACCACATTCAGAAGGAAGAGAGCGGTCAGCCAAACGGTCAGCCGAACGGTCAGCCGAAGTTTGTCACTAGGACGTACTTCTTCATACACGTGACGGAAGCCATAGACTCCATAAAATGGAAGGTTCACTACATCGTAAACCAGCTCAAACAGGAGATGTCTCATTTCGGGAATCCCCAGGGTTACGCTTGCCCTCGATGTGGTAAAAAAGTCAGTCAACTTGATGCAATTTCCTTGCTAAGCGAAGACAAGACTGAGTTCCTATGTGACGTTTGCGGCGGAACTCTAGTTGAAGACGATTCAAGTCAACAGGCAACACTCAGAcaggagaagttggagaagttgatgtttcaagttgatcccatcatcaactacttgaagaagatcgaTGAATCTAACATTCAGGACAACGACTTCGAGACGGCCTTGATCCAGGCAATCCCGGCACAAAGCACTTCCACAGCTTCTTATACTATATCGAACCGTATCAGCTCCAGGTCTCGTTCGAACATGTCGTCGTCTTTGCAGAATGCAGCTTCAAAGTCACAGGCTACATTGCATGTGTCTATTACTGCCAATGATGAGAACTATGAACGGGAACAGATGGAGAAGGAGAGAAGAAGGCAGAAGTTGGAACAGAATGCATTACCATCATGGCATTCTAATTCAACAGTAGGAAAAAGTTCATTAGGCAGATTGGTAGACGAGGACGACTACAGTCGCGAGGGAACGCCG TCTGGTATCAAACAGGAAAACGAAGATAATATGGATATCGACACGACTAACAACTCTATTGAGCCCAGCACCGGTCAGTCATCAGTGGCACCTACTCCTGAGCCGAAAGCTGCTCTCTCAGAGATCAAAGACAAGGAACAACAAGATGCTTTGGCCGCTTATTATTCTCAATTGGCGGAGCGTGaggctgaagaagacgaggacgatgacgacgatgatgatgaagacgatttcGATGACTTGATATAG
- the HCM1 gene encoding fork head family transcription factor (Forkhead transcription factor HCM1 (High-copy suppressor of calmodulin protein 1)) — TKNASYNAKMTTPPESVFVSKKKTLSFTPNSQNIDLTNNHINHNQDHILQNAIITSRSLLLSPAFSSPQRPNKFNSSIGLSSPAPAKSFNHAANSYMDPNSSFLSSDSAKKVKKSKASKDTAFDLHSEDKPPYSYATLIGISILSNEYKKLTLSQIYSWISDTFKYYKREDVGWQNSIRHNLSLNKAFVKGEKSKDGKGHFWCIKDGFEEQFLKSRSVKKSSYHEVMDQIRNANLKNREDTKRTMNAIPSSPNIANESFEEQPKKRKVSDLDRAADYDGVYDYTYDDEDNSRAGDDEDITHILDPPVKKHKPDSMDDPFKQWDDTINLHNSNNLTKTPTASNPPQFTITGSPNKPLLAGKNLTYTSSFSCNSNLELSPIRPTETGPLLEPITPGTNAYQQNQTGLQQLHPPINTTSLPSLLNSSISSNQPGSSGQKTPKSNVLRTPLRNLRTPQTNSIMKKLWNSPSYLDDFYFSPLVNNHIFGSGVVSRTVHHSLTSYDDDDMILRNYEHNQQQSINSSPFISSASVDTSRNLFNDFKKVDESSAATSVSESSSAKDAE, encoded by the exons ACCAAGAATGCCAGCTACAACGCCAAAATGACCACTCCTCCCGAATCGGTTTTTGTCTCGAAAAAGAAGACTCTCAGCTTCACACCTAATAGCCAGAACATCGACCTCACAAACAACCACATCAACCATAACCAAGATCATATTCTACAAAACG CAATAATA ACATCGAGATCACTCTTGCTTTCTCCAgccttctcttctccacAGCGCcccaacaagttcaactccAGCATCGGCTTGTCGTCTCCAGCTCCAGCCAAGAGCTTCAACCATGCTGCAAACTCGTATATGGATCCTAACTCGTCATTCTTGTCCTCAGACTCTG CCAAGAAAGTAAAGAAGTCAAAGGCATCCAAAGACACAGCTTTTGATTTGCACTCAGAGGACAAGCCTCCCTATTCGTATGCTACATTGATTGGGATCTCCATCTTAAGCAACGagtacaagaagttgacgtTGTCGCAAATCTACCTGTGGATTTCAGACACCTTCAAGTACTACAAGCGTGAAGATGTTGGATGGCAGAATTCAATTCGTCACAACCTTTCATTGAATAAAGCCTTTGTAAAAGGCGAAAAATCCAAAGATGGAAAGGGCCACTTCTGGTGTATCAAAGATGGCTTTGAAGAGCAGTTCTTAAAATCTAGAAGCGTCAAGAAGAGCTCGTACCACGAAGTCATGGACCAGATCAGAAACGCAAATCTCAAGAACCGAGAAGATACAAAGCGCACCATGAATGCAATCCCATCATCTCCAAATATTGCTAATGAAAGCTTTGAAGAacaaccaaagaagagaaaggtATCTGATCTCGATAGAGCTGCTGACTACGATGGAGTT TACGATTACACGtacgatgacgaagacaacTCTCGTGCtggagatgatgaagacatCACCCATATCTTGGATCCTCCCGTGAAGAAACACAAGCCAGACTCAATGGATGATCCGTTTAAGCAGTGGGACGATACGATAAACTTACACAACTCTAATAATTTAACTAAGACGCCTACTGCTTCCAACCCCCCTCAGTTCACGATAACTGGATCTCCCAACAAACCTTTGCTAGCAGGTAAGAACTTGACGTATACTTCGTCTTTCAGTTGTAACTCGAATTTGGAGTTGTCTCCAATCAGACCCACAGAAACTGGACCTTTGTTGGAGCCAATAACGCCAGGTACTAATGCCTACCAGCAGAATCAGACTGGGTTACAACAGTTGCACCCTCCAATCAACACCACCTCCCTT CCATCTCTCTTGAATTCTAGTATACTGCTGAACCAACCTGGTTCTAGCGGCCAAAAGACTCCTAAGAGTAACGTCTTGAGAACACCATTGCGCAACTTGAGAACTCCACAGACCAACTCCATCATGAAAAAGCTATGGAACTCTCCTTCTTACTTGGACGACTTCTACTTCAGTCCATTGGTCAACAATCATATATTTGGTAGTGGTGTGGTTTCTCGTACTGTACATCATAGCCTAACTTCTTacgacgatgacgatatGATTTTGCGCAACTACGAGCACAACCAGCAGCAGTCTATCAACTCGTCACCATT CATTTCATCTGCTTCTGTAGACACAAGCagaaacttgttcaacgacttcaagaaagtagaTGAAAGCAGTGCAGCCACTTCGGTGAGCGAAAGCTCTTCAGCTAAGGATGCCGAATAG
- a CDS encoding predicted protein has translation MAKLAKKIKKSDPAPDGYSKIEPTLKKLQARMKEAQTSSGVSDKTKSKTQSLWIIYQLNHQISRYVYDMYYKKKLISRELYDWLLLQSYVNSELIAKWKKQGYEKLCCVHCILVSDKNHKNPCICRVPKAKLLENNESEDKIKNLQCVTCGCRGCASTD, from the coding sequence ATGGCAAAACTAGCaaagaaaataaagaaaagcGATCCTGCTCCAGATGGATATTCCAAGATAGAACCTACTTTAAAGAAGCTCCAGGCTAGAATGAAGGAAGCTCAAACTAGTTCTGGAGTTCTGGACAAAACAAAGAGCAAGACACAACTGTTATGGATCATCTACCAGCTCAATCATCAGATCTCGCGTTACGTATATGACATgtactacaagaagaagctcatATCTCGAGAACTATACGATTGGTTATTGTTACAGAGCTATGTAAATTCTGAGCTCATAGCgaaatggaagaaacaGGGCTATGAAAAGTTATGCTGTGTTCATTGCATTTTGGTCCTGGACAAGAACCACAAGAACCCGTGTATCTGTCGTGTGCCCAAAGCCAAATTGCTAGAGAATAACGAAAGtgaagacaagatcaagaatttgcaGTGTGTCACATGTGGATGTCGGGGATGTGCCAGTACGGATTAG
- a CDS encoding predicted protein — translation MSEKYQPVESYELKNSEGDDNFVSFMDEIQDIRSFLDQYSSLIGLISQKQTTLLQELEYDEDTDFSSKQVESLVTEARALQLDLKNRIKSVQTEAYRTKDQIRLSQAESVRNNFLELIQQYQLVESNKRAESRAQAQRQYKIIQPDATEKELQQVAENPDNQQYFQQALLQSNRSEESTTVLKEVQIRHHELLKLERTMAELSQLFNDMEELVIEQDEAFQNIDENVGMAQNDIEQGVGHTYKAVESAKSYRKKKKWLIIICILIVIIIAAVLGAYFATK, via the coding sequence ATGAGTGAGAAATATCAACCAGTGGAATCATatgagttgaagaactctGAGGGTGACGACAATTTTGTCTCATTCATGgatgaaattcaagatatccGGAGTTTCTTGGACCAATATTCCAGTTTGATTGGCTTGATTTCCCAAAAGCAAACTACGTTGTTACAAGAATTGGAGTATGATGAAGATACTGATTTCAGCTCTAAACAGGTGGAAAGTTTGGTTACTGAGGCCCGCGCATTACagttggatttgaagaataggATCAAGAGTGTGCAAACCGAAGCTTATCGTACGAAAGATCAAATAAGGTTGAGCCAGGCTGAATCAGTTAGGAACAACtttttggaattgatccaacaatatcaattggTTGAATCAAATAAGAGAGCTGAATCTAGAGCCCAAGCACAGAGGCAGTACAAGATCATTCAGCCCGATGCcacagagaaagaactaCAGCAAGTGGCCGAAAACCCCGATAACCAACAATACTTCCAACAGGcacttttgcaatcaaaCAGAAGTGAAGAGTCAACAACAGTTTTGAAAGAAGTACAAATTAGACATCACGAgcttttgaagttggaacGTACAATGGCAGAGTTGTCGCAATTGTTTAATGATATGGAAGAGTTGGTTATTGAGCAAGACGAGGCATTCCAGAACATCGACGAAAATGTGGGTATGGCCCAGAATGACATTGAACAAGGTGTTGGTCATACATACAAGGCCGTGGAAAGTGCCAAGAGTTATCGtaagaaaaagaagtggCTCATTATCATCTGCATTTTGATAGTGATTATTATTGCAGCCGTTCTTGGGGCTTATTTTGCTACCAAGTAG